The following proteins are encoded in a genomic region of Devosia lucknowensis:
- the trpE gene encoding anthranilate synthase component I, whose translation MDDDFSKTFTAQYDAGKSGLVWRRIVADLETPVGTYLKLAAGRSHTFLLESVQDGTTRGRYSMIGLLPDLILKIEDGKASINRTAQTAPDAFSPLDDKPLEALRNLVAESRIDMPAGLPPQSAGIYGYLGYEMVRYMEVLPNGNPDDLQTPEAVLMRPSLLAVFDTVKDELYLTAPVYVREGVTAAQALAAAESRIDDAIARLSRAMPATTPLPDLGSIAVTSNTSKDEYFDMVAQAKEYITAGDIFQVVLSQRFSADFTLPPTALYRALRRTNPSPYMYFFDFGGFAVAGSSPEILVRVQNGEVTIRPIAGTRKRGATPARDKELADELLSDPKELSEHLMLLDLGRNDVGRVAKTGTVKVTDKFFLEYYSHVMHIVSNVVGVLDPQHDFVDALSAGFPAGTVSGAPKVRAMEIIDELEKSRRGIYGGCVGYFGADGAMDTCIVLRTGIIKDGKLFVQSGAGIVADSRPELEQLECENKARALFSAAEEALRYAGEAGVGQ comes from the coding sequence ATGGACGACGACTTTTCCAAGACCTTTACCGCGCAATATGATGCCGGAAAGTCTGGACTCGTCTGGCGTCGCATCGTGGCGGACCTGGAAACGCCTGTCGGCACCTATCTCAAGCTGGCTGCGGGACGCTCGCACACCTTCCTGCTCGAAAGCGTACAGGACGGCACGACCCGGGGCCGCTACTCCATGATCGGCCTTTTGCCGGACCTGATCCTCAAGATCGAGGACGGCAAGGCATCGATCAACCGGACGGCCCAGACCGCGCCAGACGCCTTCTCGCCGCTCGATGACAAGCCGCTTGAAGCCCTGCGCAACCTGGTGGCGGAAAGCCGGATCGACATGCCTGCGGGCCTGCCACCGCAGTCGGCCGGTATCTATGGCTATCTCGGCTACGAGATGGTCCGCTACATGGAAGTGTTGCCCAACGGCAATCCGGATGACCTTCAGACCCCGGAAGCGGTGCTGATGCGCCCGTCGCTGCTGGCCGTGTTCGACACCGTCAAGGACGAACTTTACCTCACGGCGCCAGTGTATGTGCGGGAGGGCGTGACTGCAGCGCAGGCGCTGGCGGCCGCGGAAAGCCGTATCGATGACGCGATCGCGCGGCTGTCACGAGCCATGCCGGCGACCACTCCCCTGCCCGACCTGGGCTCGATCGCGGTGACCAGCAACACCTCGAAGGACGAGTACTTCGACATGGTGGCGCAGGCCAAGGAGTACATCACTGCCGGCGACATTTTCCAGGTGGTGCTCAGCCAGCGCTTCTCGGCCGATTTCACCTTGCCACCCACAGCGCTCTACCGGGCGCTGCGCCGCACCAATCCAAGCCCCTACATGTATTTCTTCGACTTCGGTGGCTTCGCGGTCGCCGGATCGAGCCCGGAAATCCTGGTGCGGGTGCAGAATGGCGAAGTGACGATCCGCCCGATCGCCGGGACGCGCAAGCGCGGCGCGACGCCTGCGCGCGACAAGGAACTGGCCGACGAACTGCTGAGCGACCCCAAGGAGCTCAGCGAACACCTGATGCTGCTCGACCTCGGGCGCAACGATGTGGGTCGCGTGGCCAAGACCGGCACGGTCAAGGTGACCGACAAGTTCTTCCTCGAATACTATTCCCACGTCATGCACATCGTTTCCAACGTCGTGGGCGTACTCGATCCGCAACATGACTTCGTGGACGCGCTTTCGGCAGGCTTTCCCGCGGGCACCGTTTCGGGCGCACCGAAAGTTCGCGCCATGGAAATCATCGACGAGCTCGAAAAATCGAGACGCGGTATCTATGGCGGCTGCGTGGGTTATTTCGGTGCCGACGGGGCCATGGATACCTGCATCGTCCTGCGGACCGGGATCATCAAGGACGGCAAGCTGTTCGTGCAGTCCGGCGCCGGCATCGTCGCCGACAGCAGGCCTGAACTGGAGCAGCTCGAATGCGAGAACAAGGCGCGCGCCCTTTTCAGCGCGGCCGAGGAAGCGCTACGCTATGCCGGGGAAGCGGGAGTTGGGCAGTGA
- a CDS encoding serine hydrolase domain-containing protein: MTRFLPLALLLVAPLPALAQSLDLEATLERADVLEPLETVLVSVDGDVIAERGYNGHSPDDPTNIKSASKTVISALVGIAIDKGVLDGVDQTVASILTDDLPEDADPRINDITIGNLLSMQAGLTPTSGANYGRWVASRNWVRNALAQPFETDPGGRMLYSTGSTHLLSAILTEESSQSTLSLARDWFDGVPDFGIGGWERDPQGVYLGGNQMAMSPRSLLAFGEVYRNGGLAPDGTRVISEDWIEQSWSERTNSRFTGDGYGYGWFLREIGGEDVRYAWGYGGQMLYVVPDLNLTVVMTSDENAPSAGNGHRDALHRLLGEIITDVRAD, encoded by the coding sequence ATGACACGCTTCCTGCCACTTGCCCTCCTTCTTGTCGCTCCCCTGCCCGCCTTGGCTCAATCCCTGGACCTCGAAGCCACGCTCGAACGCGCCGATGTGCTCGAGCCGCTCGAGACCGTTCTGGTTTCAGTGGACGGCGACGTGATCGCCGAGCGCGGCTATAACGGGCATTCGCCCGATGATCCGACCAATATCAAGTCGGCCTCCAAGACGGTCATCTCGGCCCTGGTCGGCATCGCCATCGACAAGGGCGTGCTTGACGGCGTCGACCAGACGGTCGCGAGCATCCTCACGGACGACCTGCCCGAAGACGCCGACCCCCGCATCAACGACATCACCATTGGTAACCTGCTTTCGATGCAGGCGGGGCTGACACCGACTTCGGGCGCCAATTACGGCCGCTGGGTCGCCAGCCGAAACTGGGTCCGCAATGCCCTGGCCCAGCCGTTCGAAACCGATCCTGGCGGGCGGATGCTCTATTCCACCGGGTCGACGCACCTGCTCTCGGCAATCCTCACCGAGGAAAGCAGTCAATCAACGCTTTCGCTGGCCCGCGACTGGTTCGACGGCGTGCCTGATTTCGGCATTGGCGGCTGGGAGCGTGATCCGCAAGGCGTGTACCTCGGTGGCAACCAGATGGCGATGAGCCCGCGCTCGCTGCTGGCATTCGGGGAAGTCTATCGCAACGGGGGACTGGCACCCGACGGGACACGCGTGATCTCGGAAGACTGGATCGAGCAATCCTGGAGCGAGCGGACCAATTCGCGCTTCACCGGCGACGGATACGGCTATGGCTGGTTCCTGAGGGAAATCGGCGGCGAGGATGTGCGCTATGCCTGGGGCTATGGCGGGCAGATGCTCTATGTCGTGCCTGACCTCAACCTCACAGTGGTCATGACCTCGGATGAAAATGCGCCTTCCGCAGGCAATGGCCATCGTGACGCGCTGCATAGGCTGCTGGGTGAGATCATCACGGATGTGCGTGCGGACTAG
- a CDS encoding peptidylprolyl isomerase, whose protein sequence is MLDGLRGFAKSWPGKIMGAFLLVGVAGFGINNVIVDLGSNTVARVGNEEINSREFLRAYQSQAGAIAQQMGSMPTASQAEAMGIPTAVLLALSEGAALDTLADQFNLGVSEAKLAQMLRQDPSFGGTLGTFDASRFTQVLQSAGWTEAEYFAARAKEARRDQLVQSLFAKTNMPAVASSLISDYATAARTIDYITLSATSIEAPAAPTEEELAAYLAEHQAEFRTVETRQVKLLDLSLASLAATKTVSEDEIVAEYEARKESLTTPERRTIEQVALGTPELVSQFETGLADGTDFGTLIAEAGLTPSTIGTLAQSEVTDSTLASTAFGLEEDGYAVIDGVGGKRAIHIVEIEPAREPTLEEARADIVQRLGQAQARTEINDVLDQIEELRAAFQPIEQIAERFGLPVYDAAVTAGGSELSVLPNLAAEDYSRVAQAIFAASQDRLIPAIPLAGNAHVWFDLEEIAPARDQTLDEVRDEVEAALIEERTNDALLAKSEEIVGRLDAGEALADIGFEINALPQISSPFTRFGSDDGLVDATLAAAVFAGGPDHAGHAVTEAGDVVVFQVVDAAATATPLEQTAIDNLNADTRAGLRSEFVSAVRDDAGLRINQQALNQLLVNNFGQ, encoded by the coding sequence ATGCTTGATGGTTTGCGTGGCTTTGCAAAATCCTGGCCGGGAAAGATCATGGGGGCGTTCCTGCTGGTGGGTGTCGCCGGCTTCGGCATCAACAACGTGATCGTCGACCTGGGCAGCAACACCGTTGCGCGCGTCGGTAACGAAGAAATCAATTCCCGCGAATTCCTGCGCGCCTACCAGAGCCAGGCCGGCGCCATCGCCCAGCAGATGGGCTCAATGCCGACCGCAAGCCAGGCCGAAGCAATGGGCATTCCGACCGCCGTGCTGCTGGCGCTTTCGGAAGGCGCCGCGCTCGATACGCTGGCCGACCAGTTCAACCTCGGCGTCTCCGAGGCCAAGCTGGCGCAGATGCTGCGGCAGGATCCCTCGTTTGGAGGCACCCTCGGCACGTTCGACGCGTCGCGTTTCACCCAGGTGCTGCAGAGCGCGGGATGGACCGAGGCGGAATATTTTGCAGCGCGCGCCAAGGAAGCGCGCCGGGACCAGCTGGTCCAGTCGCTGTTTGCCAAGACTAACATGCCGGCCGTGGCATCGTCTCTCATCAGCGACTATGCGACGGCTGCCCGGACCATCGACTACATCACGCTCAGCGCCACCAGTATCGAAGCGCCGGCAGCGCCCACCGAGGAAGAACTGGCCGCGTATCTCGCCGAGCATCAGGCCGAGTTCCGCACTGTGGAAACACGCCAGGTCAAGCTGCTCGACCTCTCCCTTGCCTCGCTCGCCGCGACCAAGACCGTGAGCGAAGACGAGATCGTCGCCGAATACGAAGCCCGCAAGGAATCGCTGACGACGCCCGAGCGCCGGACCATCGAGCAGGTTGCATTGGGCACTCCCGAACTGGTGAGCCAGTTCGAGACCGGCCTGGCTGATGGCACGGACTTCGGCACGCTGATCGCCGAGGCCGGGCTAACGCCATCCACCATCGGCACCCTGGCGCAGTCGGAGGTCACCGACTCGACCCTCGCATCGACCGCTTTCGGCCTCGAGGAAGACGGGTATGCCGTGATCGACGGCGTCGGCGGCAAGCGCGCCATCCATATCGTCGAAATCGAGCCTGCCCGCGAGCCGACCCTCGAGGAGGCGCGCGCCGATATCGTACAGCGCCTGGGCCAGGCGCAGGCACGCACCGAAATCAATGACGTGCTGGACCAGATCGAAGAGCTGCGCGCGGCATTCCAGCCGATCGAACAGATCGCCGAGCGGTTTGGCCTGCCAGTCTACGACGCCGCAGTCACTGCCGGCGGCAGCGAATTGTCGGTGTTGCCGAACCTAGCGGCAGAAGATTATTCGCGCGTGGCGCAGGCCATCTTCGCTGCCTCGCAGGATCGCCTGATCCCTGCGATTCCACTGGCCGGCAACGCCCATGTCTGGTTCGACCTGGAAGAGATTGCACCGGCCCGCGACCAGACCCTCGACGAAGTTCGCGACGAAGTCGAAGCGGCCCTGATCGAGGAGCGCACCAATGATGCGCTGCTCGCCAAGAGCGAAGAAATCGTCGGCCGACTGGACGCAGGCGAGGCGCTGGCCGACATCGGCTTCGAGATCAATGCCCTGCCCCAGATCAGTTCACCCTTTACCCGTTTCGGCTCGGATGATGGCCTTGTCGACGCGACCCTGGCTGCCGCCGTGTTCGCCGGTGGCCCAGACCATGCCGGACACGCCGTGACAGAGGCGGGCGATGTGGTGGTCTTCCAGGTGGTCGATGCGGCAGCAACCGCCACCCCGCTCGAACAGACGGCAATCGACAACCTCAATGCCGACACCAGGGCCGGTCTGCGCTCCGAATTTGTTTCGGCGGTGCGCGACGATGCAGGGCTCAGGATCAACCAGCAGGCTCTCAACCAGCTGCTCGTCAACAATTTCGGCCAATAA
- the moaC gene encoding cyclic pyranopterin monophosphate synthase MoaC — protein sequence MSGRLTHLNDKGEAHIVDIGDKSVTRRRAVAQARISGEAATIAAILGGALKKGDALAVARVAGIMAAKKTSEFIPLCHTIALTKVSVDIVGDGETAILVLAAAETTGQTGVEMEALVAASTAALTLYDMAKAMDRAMVVSDICLVEKSGGKSGDFRRDA from the coding sequence ATGAGCGGGCGCCTCACCCATCTCAACGACAAGGGCGAGGCCCATATCGTCGATATCGGTGACAAGTCGGTTACGCGGCGACGGGCCGTGGCGCAGGCCCGGATCAGCGGAGAAGCCGCGACCATTGCGGCGATCCTGGGGGGTGCGCTCAAAAAAGGCGACGCGCTTGCGGTGGCGCGAGTCGCCGGCATCATGGCCGCCAAGAAGACCAGCGAGTTCATTCCGCTGTGCCATACGATTGCGCTGACCAAGGTGAGTGTCGACATCGTTGGCGATGGCGAGACTGCTATCCTGGTGTTGGCGGCGGCCGAGACGACCGGGCAGACGGGCGTCGAAATGGAAGCGCTGGTGGCAGCGTCCACCGCGGCGCTGACGCTCTACGACATGGCCAAGGCGATGGACCGCGCGATGGTGGTTTCCGACATCTGCCTGGTGGAAAAATCGGGCGGGAAATCCGGCGACTTCAGGCGCGACGCATGA
- a CDS encoding anthranilate synthase component II, translating into MTKTLVIDNYDSFTYNLVHFLGELGADIIVKRNDKITLEEIAAMAPEAIVLSPGPCTPNEAGICLAVIDRFKTTIPMLGVCLGHQAMGQALGGEVVRAPSLFHGKTSTINHNGKGIFRGLNAGFEATRYHSLIVKANTLPDVLEVTATTDDGLIMGMQHKTLPIHGVQFHPESIASENGHALLQNFLNIARDFNGKKAA; encoded by the coding sequence ATGACCAAGACCCTCGTCATCGATAATTACGACAGCTTCACCTACAATCTCGTGCATTTCCTCGGGGAACTGGGCGCCGATATCATCGTGAAGCGTAACGACAAGATTACGCTTGAAGAAATTGCTGCCATGGCGCCCGAGGCGATCGTGCTGTCGCCGGGGCCCTGCACGCCAAACGAGGCCGGCATCTGCCTTGCGGTGATCGACCGCTTCAAGACCACCATTCCAATGCTTGGCGTGTGCCTGGGCCACCAGGCCATGGGCCAGGCGCTGGGTGGCGAGGTGGTGCGCGCCCCGAGCCTGTTCCACGGCAAGACCAGCACGATCAATCATAACGGCAAAGGCATTTTCCGCGGGCTCAATGCGGGCTTCGAAGCGACGCGCTACCACTCGCTGATCGTCAAGGCCAACACCCTGCCCGACGTGCTGGAAGTGACCGCCACCACCGACGATGGCCTGATCATGGGGATGCAGCACAAGACGCTGCCGATCCATGGTGTGCAGTTCCACCCCGAGAGCATCGCCTCGGAAAACGGACACGCCCTGCTGCAGAATTTCCTCAACATTGCCCGCGACTTCAACGGAAAGAAGGCCGCGTGA
- the trpC gene encoding indole-3-glycerol phosphate synthase TrpC yields the protein MTDILKQIEAYKREEIAAAKSMRPWAEVVAEAHDQPPPRGFLKAIKDQRARGEYALIAEVKKASPSKGLIREDFNPAEIARAYEIGGATCLSVLTDRPSFQGSPSYMIEARAATRLPVLRKDFLFETYQVAEARSWGADCILVILSAVGDDVARYLLDAAQEWGMDALVEVHDQLELDRALALDVKFIGVNNRNLRTFETTLETTVNLAIGLPPDVVLVSESGIFTHEHVRMLDERCNVGSFLVGESLMRQDDVTAATRTLLTGMPEAVR from the coding sequence ATGACCGATATTCTCAAGCAGATCGAAGCCTACAAGCGCGAGGAAATCGCCGCTGCCAAGAGCATGCGCCCGTGGGCCGAGGTCGTTGCCGAAGCGCATGACCAGCCGCCGCCGCGCGGGTTTCTCAAGGCCATCAAGGACCAGCGGGCGCGGGGCGAATATGCTCTTATCGCCGAGGTGAAGAAGGCCAGTCCCTCCAAGGGGCTGATCCGCGAAGATTTCAATCCGGCGGAGATCGCGCGCGCCTACGAGATCGGCGGGGCGACCTGTCTTTCGGTGCTCACCGACAGGCCCAGTTTCCAGGGATCGCCGAGCTACATGATCGAGGCCCGCGCCGCCACGCGGCTGCCGGTTCTGCGCAAGGATTTCCTGTTCGAGACCTACCAGGTGGCGGAAGCCAGGTCCTGGGGGGCGGATTGCATCCTCGTCATCCTTTCAGCGGTGGGAGACGACGTGGCCCGCTATCTGCTCGATGCAGCCCAGGAATGGGGCATGGATGCGTTGGTGGAAGTGCACGATCAGCTCGAGCTCGATCGGGCGCTGGCCCTGGATGTCAAGTTCATCGGCGTCAACAACCGCAACCTGCGCACCTTCGAGACCACGCTCGAGACCACGGTGAACCTTGCGATCGGCCTGCCCCCGGATGTGGTGCTGGTGAGCGAGAGCGGGATCTTCACCCATGAGCATGTGCGGATGCTTGACGAGCGCTGCAATGTGGGCTCGTTCCTGGTCGGCGAGAGCCTGATGCGCCAGGACGACGTGACCGCGGCGACCCGGACCCTGCTCACGGGGATGCCGGAGGCGGTCCGCTGA
- the tpiA gene encoding triose-phosphate isomerase: protein MSPLIAGNWKMNGLTHSLDELSELARLLTTGEAPRALVVVCPPATLLAAVAAQGASSGIIAGGQDCHANASGAHTGDISAGMLADAGAQYVIVGHSERRNDHAETSDTVRAKAEAAIGSGLKPIICVGETESQRDAGEAESVVAGQLAASIPDAAEQHEVIVAYEPVWAIGTGRTPTLDEISQMHNAIRARLADRFGERGETIRILYGGSLKPQNAREILGVDNVNGGLVGGASLLAKDFYTIISAV from the coding sequence ATGTCACCGCTGATCGCAGGAAACTGGAAGATGAACGGCCTTACGCACTCGCTCGACGAGCTGAGTGAACTGGCGCGCCTCCTGACCACCGGTGAAGCGCCGCGGGCCCTTGTCGTCGTTTGTCCACCCGCCACTTTGCTGGCCGCCGTCGCGGCTCAGGGCGCCTCGAGCGGCATCATCGCAGGCGGGCAGGATTGCCATGCCAACGCTTCGGGCGCTCATACTGGCGACATTTCCGCCGGCATGCTGGCCGATGCCGGTGCCCAATATGTCATCGTCGGCCATTCCGAGCGCCGCAATGACCATGCCGAAACCAGCGACACCGTCCGCGCCAAGGCGGAGGCTGCCATCGGATCCGGCCTCAAGCCGATCATCTGCGTCGGCGAAACCGAATCCCAGCGCGACGCCGGAGAGGCCGAGTCCGTGGTGGCCGGCCAGCTCGCCGCCTCCATCCCCGATGCCGCCGAACAGCATGAAGTCATCGTCGCCTACGAGCCCGTCTGGGCCATCGGCACTGGCCGTACCCCCACGCTCGATGAAATCAGTCAGATGCACAATGCCATCCGCGCTCGCCTTGCCGACCGCTTCGGCGAACGGGGCGAGACGATCCGCATTCTCTATGGCGGTTCACTCAAGCCCCAGAATGCCCGCGAGATTCTGGGCGTGGACAACGTCAATGGCGGACTGGTGGGTGGTGCCAGCCTCTTGGCAAAGGACTTCTATACGATTATCTCCGCCGTATAG
- a CDS encoding CTP synthase has product MARYVFITGGVVSSLGKGLASAALGAVLQARGYKVRLRKLDPYLNIDPGTMSPTQHGEVFVTDDGAETDLDLGHYERFTGRAANKRDNITSGRIYSDLLAKERRGEFLGATVQVIPHVTDSIKQFVLDGNEDYDFVLVEIGGTVGDIEGLPFFEAIRQLGNELPRNHAAYLHLTLMPYIPSAGELKTKPTQHSVKELRSIGIAPDVLLVRCDRPIPEGEKKKLSLFCNVRESAVIQGLDVGSIYDVPMAYHKEGLDREILAALGIADAPEPDMSAWEDVSNRYHNPEGEVNIAIVGKYTGLKDAYKSLSEALTHGGIANKVKVNLQWIDSEVFERDDPAPYLEHVHGILVPGGFGERGSAGKIEAARFARVKDVPYFGICFGMQMACIEAARNTAGIKAASSTEFGPTKEAVVGMMTEWVKGNEKESRASDGDLGGTLRLGAYPAQLTRGSRVADIYGSTRISERHRHRYEVNMDYRKVLEKNGLLFSGVSPDGTLPEIVERTDHPWFIGVQFHPELKSKPFEPHPLFTSFISAAMEQSRLV; this is encoded by the coding sequence ATGGCTCGGTACGTATTCATCACCGGAGGCGTGGTTTCCTCCCTTGGCAAAGGTCTTGCTTCGGCGGCGCTTGGCGCCGTGCTGCAGGCACGCGGCTATAAGGTCCGCCTGCGCAAGCTCGACCCCTATCTCAACATCGATCCGGGCACGATGTCGCCCACCCAGCACGGCGAGGTCTTCGTCACCGATGACGGTGCCGAGACTGACCTCGATCTCGGGCACTACGAGCGCTTCACCGGTCGTGCCGCCAACAAGCGCGACAACATCACTTCGGGTCGCATCTATTCCGATCTCCTGGCCAAGGAGCGTCGCGGTGAATTCCTGGGCGCCACCGTCCAGGTCATTCCGCACGTCACCGACTCGATCAAGCAGTTCGTCCTCGACGGCAACGAGGACTACGACTTCGTGCTCGTCGAGATCGGCGGCACCGTGGGCGATATCGAAGGCCTGCCGTTCTTCGAGGCCATCCGTCAGCTCGGCAACGAACTGCCGCGCAACCACGCCGCCTATTTGCACTTGACGCTGATGCCCTACATTCCCTCGGCCGGCGAACTGAAAACCAAGCCGACCCAGCACTCGGTGAAAGAGCTGCGCTCCATCGGCATCGCGCCCGACGTGCTGCTCGTGCGCTGCGATCGTCCGATTCCGGAAGGCGAGAAGAAGAAGCTCAGCCTCTTCTGCAACGTCCGCGAAAGCGCCGTTATCCAGGGCCTCGACGTCGGCTCGATTTATGACGTCCCCATGGCCTACCACAAGGAAGGCCTCGACCGCGAAATTCTCGCCGCGCTCGGTATTGCCGATGCGCCAGAGCCGGACATGTCGGCCTGGGAAGACGTCTCGAACCGCTACCACAACCCCGAAGGCGAAGTGAACATCGCCATCGTGGGCAAGTATACCGGCCTCAAGGACGCCTATAAGTCGCTCTCTGAAGCCTTGACCCACGGTGGCATCGCCAACAAGGTCAAGGTCAACCTGCAGTGGATCGACTCGGAAGTTTTCGAGCGCGACGATCCCGCTCCCTATCTCGAACACGTCCACGGCATCCTCGTGCCCGGCGGCTTCGGCGAGCGCGGTTCGGCCGGCAAGATCGAGGCGGCGCGCTTCGCCCGCGTCAAGGACGTACCCTATTTCGGCATCTGCTTCGGCATGCAGATGGCCTGCATCGAAGCCGCGCGCAACACGGCCGGCATCAAGGCAGCCTCGTCCACCGAGTTCGGCCCCACCAAGGAAGCCGTGGTGGGCATGATGACCGAGTGGGTGAAGGGCAACGAGAAGGAAAGCCGCGCCAGCGATGGCGATCTCGGCGGCACGCTGCGCCTCGGCGCCTATCCCGCCCAGCTGACCCGCGGTTCGCGCGTCGCCGACATCTATGGCTCCACCCGCATTTCCGAGCGCCATCGTCACCGCTACGAAGTGAACATGGACTATCGCAAGGTCCTCGAAAAGAACGGCCTGCTGTTTTCCGGCGTCTCGCCCGATGGCACGCTGCCCGAAATCGTCGAGCGCACCGATCACCCGTGGTTCATCGGCGTGCAGTTCCACCCCGAACTCAAGTCCAAGCCCTTCGAGCCGCATCCGCTGTTCACGAGCTTCATTTCCGCAGCAATGGAACAGAGCCGGCTGGTCTGA
- a CDS encoding DUF4169 family protein, with protein sequence MAEIINLRTARKAKARTAKEVAAEANRLKFGRTKGEKLKDATEKARAEKHIDGHKRDN encoded by the coding sequence ATGGCCGAAATCATCAATCTCCGCACGGCCCGCAAGGCCAAGGCACGAACTGCCAAAGAGGTTGCCGCCGAAGCCAACCGCCTGAAATTCGGCCGCACCAAGGGCGAAAAGCTCAAGGACGCCACGGAAAAGGCGCGAGCCGAAAAACACATCGACGGCCACAAGCGAGACAATTGA
- the secG gene encoding preprotein translocase subunit SecG, giving the protein MANVLLVAYLLIVLALIVVILLQRSEGGALGIGGGGGGGLMTARGSANLLTRTTAILATLFFALAIGLTIINELDRGTSSILDSARSAQDGEAPTTVLDALNALGANETSDLPLPADTTTTPATGTPATTVPANDLPVPQAPAAETPAAGTSTTTAPAAETPAATGTDAGAAAAPTNEQTPAAPAGN; this is encoded by the coding sequence ATGGCCAACGTATTGCTCGTCGCCTACCTGCTGATCGTGCTGGCGCTGATTGTCGTCATCCTGCTTCAGCGCTCCGAAGGGGGTGCCCTGGGCATTGGCGGCGGCGGTGGCGGCGGTCTGATGACCGCGCGTGGTTCTGCCAATCTGCTCACGCGCACCACGGCCATCCTGGCCACCCTGTTCTTCGCGCTGGCCATCGGCCTCACCATCATCAACGAACTCGATCGCGGCACCTCGAGCATTCTCGATAGCGCCCGTTCGGCTCAGGACGGAGAAGCGCCGACCACGGTTCTTGATGCGCTGAACGCGCTTGGCGCCAACGAAACGTCGGACCTGCCCCTGCCGGCCGACACCACGACGACGCCTGCCACCGGCACGCCGGCTACCACCGTCCCGGCCAACGACCTGCCGGTCCCCCAGGCTCCTGCTGCCGAAACGCCCGCTGCCGGCACTTCGACGACGACCGCGCCGGCTGCCGAAACCCCGGCAGCGACCGGTACCGACGCCGGAGCTGCTGCGGCTCCGACGAACGAACAAACGCCCGCGGCGCCTGCGGGCAACTGA
- the trpD gene encoding anthranilate phosphoribosyltransferase — protein sequence MMDIKQALNKIADGKDLTGEEMRSVMRIIMAGEATASQIGAFLMGMRIKGETVGEIAAAVSILREQMVPVAAPENAIDIVGTGGDGVGSLNISTATAILVAAAGVPVAKHGNKALSSRSGSSQALEALGVRLDLTPEQIGKTIAEANIGFMFAPHHHPAMRHVGPARAEMGVRTLFNLLGPQSNPAGVRRYLLGVYSQQWVEPVAAALLANRAVKAWVVHSSEGLDELSTSGPNFVAQIVDGDLRSFELHPEQVGLDLTDPKDLLGGEPAENAAAIVALFDGASGAYRDTVLLNAGAALLVADKVGTIEDGIAMARDTLESGKAKATLARLVAVSNGHG from the coding sequence GTGATGGACATCAAGCAGGCACTCAACAAGATCGCCGACGGCAAGGACCTGACCGGCGAGGAAATGCGCAGCGTGATGCGCATCATCATGGCGGGGGAAGCAACCGCGTCGCAGATCGGCGCCTTCCTGATGGGCATGCGCATCAAGGGCGAAACGGTGGGCGAAATCGCCGCCGCGGTCTCTATTCTGCGCGAGCAGATGGTGCCGGTAGCGGCGCCCGAAAATGCCATCGACATCGTCGGCACGGGCGGCGACGGGGTGGGCAGCCTCAACATTTCCACGGCGACCGCGATCCTCGTGGCGGCAGCAGGCGTGCCGGTGGCCAAGCATGGCAACAAGGCGCTGTCGTCGCGGTCGGGTTCGTCGCAGGCACTCGAGGCACTCGGGGTGCGGTTGGACCTGACGCCCGAGCAGATCGGCAAGACCATTGCAGAGGCCAATATCGGCTTCATGTTCGCGCCGCACCATCATCCGGCCATGCGCCATGTGGGCCCGGCCCGCGCCGAAATGGGCGTGCGGACGCTGTTCAACCTGCTCGGGCCGCAGTCCAACCCGGCCGGCGTGCGGCGCTACCTGCTCGGCGTCTACTCGCAGCAATGGGTGGAGCCGGTGGCAGCGGCACTGCTCGCCAACCGGGCGGTCAAGGCCTGGGTGGTTCATTCGAGCGAAGGGCTCGACGAGCTGTCCACATCCGGGCCGAACTTCGTCGCGCAGATCGTCGATGGCGACCTGCGCAGCTTCGAATTGCACCCTGAGCAGGTGGGCCTGGACCTCACCGACCCCAAGGACCTGCTCGGGGGCGAACCGGCGGAGAATGCGGCGGCGATCGTGGCGCTGTTCGACGGAGCGTCCGGAGCCTACCGCGATACCGTGCTGCTCAATGCCGGCGCGGCCCTGCTGGTGGCCGACAAGGTGGGTACAATCGAAGACGGGATCGCCATGGCCCGCGACACACTGGAAAGCGGCAAGGCCAAGGCGACACTGGCCCGCCTTGTCGCAGTATCGAACGGACACGGCTGA